The Halichoerus grypus chromosome 9, mHalGry1.hap1.1, whole genome shotgun sequence genome has a window encoding:
- the MYMX gene encoding protein myomixer: protein MEQERGKPRAWIASTVPDPAMPVPLLPLLLRTLAGRLLLPAARLARRHLLPLLRRLARRLGSQDVRDALLGCVLFVLSQRRPPDAEEASRAAGQERRDRLAPPK, encoded by the coding sequence ATGGAGCAGGAAAGGGGCAAGCCTAGAGCCTGGATTGCCTCCACAGTCCCGGACCCAGCCATGCCCGTCCCACTGCTCCCGTTACTGCTGCGAACGCTGGCGGGCCGCCTGCTTCTGCCCGCCGCCCGCCTGGCCCGCCggcacctcctgcccctgctgcgCCGACTGGCCCGCCGCCTAGGCTCGCAGGATGTTCGAGACGCTTTGCTGGGCTGTGTGTTGTTCGTCCTCAGCCAGAGACGCCCGCCCGACGCTGAGGAGGCCTCCAGAGCGGCCGGCCAGGAGAGGAGGGACAGGCTAGCTCCCCCCAAATGA